Proteins encoded within one genomic window of Sporichthyaceae bacterium:
- a CDS encoding hemerythrin domain-containing protein, with amino-acid sequence MDRHDITALILDDHDTFRRGFAALDEVQGPPGSTPDPAALESVWRPLADLLDVHAAAEEEVFYPRLLRTGDDAVDETVDAIGDHNEIRDAVGQANAAGVGTAAWWAGVNAARAANTEHMAEEEDDALADYRRHSDPESRRALGRAFLEFKATHRSAAAVDTSDKDPQAYVAAQLPARDPSLRIGQSG; translated from the coding sequence GTGGACCGCCATGACATCACCGCGCTGATCCTCGACGATCACGACACCTTTCGTCGCGGTTTCGCGGCGTTGGACGAGGTGCAGGGCCCGCCCGGCTCCACCCCGGATCCGGCGGCGCTCGAGAGCGTGTGGCGGCCGCTGGCCGACCTGCTGGACGTACACGCGGCGGCCGAGGAAGAGGTCTTCTACCCGCGGCTGCTGCGCACCGGTGACGACGCGGTGGACGAGACGGTCGACGCCATCGGCGACCACAACGAGATCCGCGATGCCGTTGGCCAGGCGAACGCCGCCGGGGTGGGCACCGCCGCCTGGTGGGCCGGGGTGAACGCGGCCCGGGCGGCCAACACCGAGCACATGGCCGAGGAGGAGGACGACGCGCTGGCCGACTACCGCCGGCACTCCGATCCCGAGTCGCGGCGGGCGTTGGGGCGGGCCTTCCTGGAGTTCAAGGCCACGCACCGCAGCGCCGCCGCGGTGGACACCTCGGACAAGGACCCACAGGCCTACGTAGCCGCGCAACTGCCGGCACGCGACCCATCACTGCGCATCGGCCAGTCTGGTTGA